In one window of Syngnathus scovelli strain Florida chromosome 22, RoL_Ssco_1.2, whole genome shotgun sequence DNA:
- the foxm1 gene encoding forkhead box protein M1 isoform X1, protein MRRSPRRPLILKRRKLPFQQSEPPASQDASVPQGNPGSSSACQSFPDGVRILDHPHLPGTQVVVIPKTAELRSVIEALTVKGKEHGAQGPNKFILLGESGSLDSGSLDKTDQDSGLAGGALEQQLSQSSVFTGVKQRKKEDDDGRFNNSLTNIEWLERCDALLSGPSHDKSNKENQTAAAVLEEAAPPVREAACGSPPKKSGDCPQGDTAMKPPFSYMTMIQFAINSTKDGLMTLKEIYTWLEHHFDFFRAEKRQGWKNSVRHNLSLHKMFLRKTSPDKKVSFWTIRPEANRGLTLDQVYTPGCNPVAASFALPAMSSPRQQKTPPVSKKARTGSGSAKRMKPILPQMPTFQVPIQLTLGASICLPSSSTPGPPAPAPAPAPAPAPAPALAPAPAPAPTPARHTDSSPCKAKRRRNIPKVALLRDAAHRAKAPKAEMREEVACVTPQRGSPMTLARRRQAGSSRRKQRLVRKQHEEPLLLYTQTSDLDSSVVAEPELQERRLHSYKTPIKAGRRLASSTPSKPLAELTGQSTLDFSPIRSPLRDHTSFSVSPTPFKDWALFPDTGIACSGEPLLAGGGGSPPANRSLSEGLVLDTTNDSLSKILVDFSFSLDDMHELGLSDVSLSELMPQLA, encoded by the exons ATGAGACGGAGCCCAAGGAGACCCCTGATTCTTAAAAGACGCAAGCTTCCCTTTCAGCAGAGCGAGCCTCCCGCGAGCCAGGATGCATCAGTGCCTCAAGGGAATCCGGGGAGCTCATCCGCTTGTCAGTCATTCCCAGACGGCGTGCGCATCCTggatcacccccacctccccggCACACAGGTGGTGGTCATTCCCAAGACGGCCGAGCTGCGCAGTGTCATTGAGGCACTGACAGTTAAAGGCAAGGAGCACGGCGCCCAAGGGCCCAACAAGTTCATCCTCCTGGGCGAAAGCGGCAGCCTGGACTCGGGCTCGCTGGACAAGACGGACCAGGACTCCGGTTTGGCAGGGGGCGCGCTGGAACAGCAATTGTCTCAGAGCTCCGTATTCACTGGAGTTAAACAAC GGAAAAAGGAAGATGATGACGGCCGTTTCAACAACAGCCTCACCAACATTGAGTGGTTGGAAAGGTGCGATGCTCTACTGTCAGGACCCAGCCATGACAAGTCCAATAAGGAGAACCAGACTGCGGCCGCCGTGTTGGAAGAAGCAGCGCCCCCTGtgcgtgaagcagcatgtggctcaccACCTAAG AAATCCGGGGACTGCCCTCAAGGTGATACGGCCATGAAGCCGCCCTTCTCCTACATGACCATGATCCAGTTTGCCATCAACAGTACTAAGGACGGCCTCATGACATTGAAGGAGATCTACACTTGGCTCGAGCACCACTTTGACTTCTTTAGGGCTGAGAAAAGGCAGGGCTGGAAG AATTCAGTCCGCCATAACCTCTCCCTGCATAAAATGTTCCTCCGAAAGACGTCGCCTGACAAGAAGGTTTCCTTTTGGACCATTCGTCCGGAGGCCAATCGAGGACTCACGCTGGATCAGGTGTACACG CCCGGATGTAACCCCGTGGCAGCTTCTTTTGCCCTACCTGCCATGTCATCGCCTCGCCAA caGAAAACACCTCCTGTGTCCAAGAAAGCACGTACTGGCTCTG gTTCAGCAAAGCGGATGAAACCAATTCTCCCCCAAATGCCCACCTTCCAGGTCCCCATCCAGCTCACCCTCGGCGCTTCCATTTGTCTGCCTTCTTCCTCCACGCCGGgccctcctgctcctgctcctgctcctgctcctgctcctgctcctgctcctgctcttgCTCCTGCTCCCGCTCCTGCTCCCACTCCCGCTCGCCACACCGACAGCAGCCCCTGCAAAGCCAAAAGGCGCAGAAACATTCCAAAG GTGGCGCTGTTGAGGGATGCGGCTCATCGGGCTAAGGCACCGAAAGCAGAGATGAGGGAAGAAGTGGCGTGTGTGACCCCCCAGCGTGGGAGCCCCATGACGCTCGCCCGCAGACGGCAAGCCGGCAGCTCCAGACGGAAGCAGCGTCTGGTGCGCAAGCAGCACGAGGAACCGCTGCTGCTCTACACACAAACCTCGGACTTGGACTCCAGTGTGGTTGCCGAGCCGGAGCTCCAGGAGAGGCGGCTTCACTCCTACAAGACCCCCATCAAAGCGGGCCGGCGCCTGGCGTCTTCTACGCCCAGCAAGCCGCTGGCCGAGCTCACCGGTCAGAGCACGCTGGACTTCAGCCCCATCCGCTCGCCCCTGCGCGACCACACCTCCTTTAGCGTGAGCCCCACCCCCTTCAAGGACTGGGCCCTCTTCCCGGACACCGGCATCGCCTGCTCCGGAGAGCCGCTTCTGGCTGGTGGCGGAGGCAGCCCCCCCGCCAACCGCTCACTCAGCGAGGGCCTGGTGCTGGACACCACCAACGACAGCCTGAGTAAGATC
- the foxm1 gene encoding forkhead box protein M1 isoform X2 codes for MRRSPRRPLILKRRKLPFQQSEPPASQDASVPQGNPGSSSACQSFPDGVRILDHPHLPGTQVVVIPKTAELRSVIEALTVKGKEHGAQGPNKFILLGESGSLDSGSLDKTDQDSGLAGGALEQQLSQSSVFTGVKQRKKEDDDGRFNNSLTNIEWLERCDALLSGPSHDKSNKENQTAAAVLEEAAPPVREAACGSPPKKSGDCPQGDTAMKPPFSYMTMIQFAINSTKDGLMTLKEIYTWLEHHFDFFRAEKRQGWKNSVRHNLSLHKMFLRKTSPDKKVSFWTIRPEANRGLTLDQVYTPGCNPVAASFALPAMSSPRQKTPPVSKKARTGSGSAKRMKPILPQMPTFQVPIQLTLGASICLPSSSTPGPPAPAPAPAPAPAPAPALAPAPAPAPTPARHTDSSPCKAKRRRNIPKVALLRDAAHRAKAPKAEMREEVACVTPQRGSPMTLARRRQAGSSRRKQRLVRKQHEEPLLLYTQTSDLDSSVVAEPELQERRLHSYKTPIKAGRRLASSTPSKPLAELTGQSTLDFSPIRSPLRDHTSFSVSPTPFKDWALFPDTGIACSGEPLLAGGGGSPPANRSLSEGLVLDTTNDSLSKILVDFSFSLDDMHELGLSDVSLSELMPQLA; via the exons ATGAGACGGAGCCCAAGGAGACCCCTGATTCTTAAAAGACGCAAGCTTCCCTTTCAGCAGAGCGAGCCTCCCGCGAGCCAGGATGCATCAGTGCCTCAAGGGAATCCGGGGAGCTCATCCGCTTGTCAGTCATTCCCAGACGGCGTGCGCATCCTggatcacccccacctccccggCACACAGGTGGTGGTCATTCCCAAGACGGCCGAGCTGCGCAGTGTCATTGAGGCACTGACAGTTAAAGGCAAGGAGCACGGCGCCCAAGGGCCCAACAAGTTCATCCTCCTGGGCGAAAGCGGCAGCCTGGACTCGGGCTCGCTGGACAAGACGGACCAGGACTCCGGTTTGGCAGGGGGCGCGCTGGAACAGCAATTGTCTCAGAGCTCCGTATTCACTGGAGTTAAACAAC GGAAAAAGGAAGATGATGACGGCCGTTTCAACAACAGCCTCACCAACATTGAGTGGTTGGAAAGGTGCGATGCTCTACTGTCAGGACCCAGCCATGACAAGTCCAATAAGGAGAACCAGACTGCGGCCGCCGTGTTGGAAGAAGCAGCGCCCCCTGtgcgtgaagcagcatgtggctcaccACCTAAG AAATCCGGGGACTGCCCTCAAGGTGATACGGCCATGAAGCCGCCCTTCTCCTACATGACCATGATCCAGTTTGCCATCAACAGTACTAAGGACGGCCTCATGACATTGAAGGAGATCTACACTTGGCTCGAGCACCACTTTGACTTCTTTAGGGCTGAGAAAAGGCAGGGCTGGAAG AATTCAGTCCGCCATAACCTCTCCCTGCATAAAATGTTCCTCCGAAAGACGTCGCCTGACAAGAAGGTTTCCTTTTGGACCATTCGTCCGGAGGCCAATCGAGGACTCACGCTGGATCAGGTGTACACG CCCGGATGTAACCCCGTGGCAGCTTCTTTTGCCCTACCTGCCATGTCATCGCCTCGCCAA AAAACACCTCCTGTGTCCAAGAAAGCACGTACTGGCTCTG gTTCAGCAAAGCGGATGAAACCAATTCTCCCCCAAATGCCCACCTTCCAGGTCCCCATCCAGCTCACCCTCGGCGCTTCCATTTGTCTGCCTTCTTCCTCCACGCCGGgccctcctgctcctgctcctgctcctgctcctgctcctgctcctgctcctgctcttgCTCCTGCTCCCGCTCCTGCTCCCACTCCCGCTCGCCACACCGACAGCAGCCCCTGCAAAGCCAAAAGGCGCAGAAACATTCCAAAG GTGGCGCTGTTGAGGGATGCGGCTCATCGGGCTAAGGCACCGAAAGCAGAGATGAGGGAAGAAGTGGCGTGTGTGACCCCCCAGCGTGGGAGCCCCATGACGCTCGCCCGCAGACGGCAAGCCGGCAGCTCCAGACGGAAGCAGCGTCTGGTGCGCAAGCAGCACGAGGAACCGCTGCTGCTCTACACACAAACCTCGGACTTGGACTCCAGTGTGGTTGCCGAGCCGGAGCTCCAGGAGAGGCGGCTTCACTCCTACAAGACCCCCATCAAAGCGGGCCGGCGCCTGGCGTCTTCTACGCCCAGCAAGCCGCTGGCCGAGCTCACCGGTCAGAGCACGCTGGACTTCAGCCCCATCCGCTCGCCCCTGCGCGACCACACCTCCTTTAGCGTGAGCCCCACCCCCTTCAAGGACTGGGCCCTCTTCCCGGACACCGGCATCGCCTGCTCCGGAGAGCCGCTTCTGGCTGGTGGCGGAGGCAGCCCCCCCGCCAACCGCTCACTCAGCGAGGGCCTGGTGCTGGACACCACCAACGACAGCCTGAGTAAGATC
- the rhno1 gene encoding RAD9, HUS1, RAD1-interacting nuclear orphan protein 1 — MPRKRSKTAKPSLLFAEKPVCSTSLSSFPEVRAALHPKEFFAETPTRSNLSSWVNPQFETSLESTVPTKRRGRRRKCISGKNIQDTCSPSSKNTKSNFPLLSFQSNGHQPQHHRAKRLSRADSAGQKNGACQRNAPTRQIIKKQDIASCSSSSSPPVKEGTSFGAPPNVDTPKVMLHAGHDSSSTSSSSSSSQWLLTQPCTPPRSQPPEMLVPDTPERHYNLKVTWRRRLWLMAMLEERGQLTQCNKLITS, encoded by the exons ATGCCTCGCAAACGCTCCAAGACTGCAAAACCTTCGTTGCTGTTCGCCGAGAAACCTGTGTGCAGCACGAGCCTCTCGTCCTTTCCTGAAGTCCGGGCTGCTTTGCATCCCAAAGAGTTCTTTGCTGAGACTCCAACGCGCAGCAACCTCAGCTCCTGG GTAAACCCACAGTTTGAAACGTCACTGGAGTCCACGGTTCCCACGAAAAGACGAGGCCGGCGTAGGAAGTGCATCTCGGGCAAGAACATCCAGGACACTTGCAGCCCGTCCTCCAAGAATACCAAAAGCAATTTCCCCCTGCTGTCGTTCCAGTCTAACGGGCACCAGCCTCAACATCATCGAGCAAAGAGGTTGAGCCGCGCAGACTCTGCAGGACAGAAAAATGGGGCATGCCAAAGGAATGCACCAACTAGGCAAATCATCAAAAAGCAGGACATTGCCTCatgctcttcctcctccagtCCACCGGTGAAAGAAGGGACCTCCTTCGGTGCACCACCGAATGTGGATACTCCAAAAGTGATGCTACATGCTGGTCACGACTCCTCCTccacatcctcctcctcttcttcttcacaatggctTCTCACCCAGCCCTGCACACCGCCACGCAGCCAGCCGCCCGAGATGCTGGTGCCGGACACACCTGAGCGCCACTACAACCTGAAAGTGACCTGGAGGAGGCGCCTGTGGTTGATGGCAATGTTGGAGGAGAGAGGACAGCTGACGCAATGCAACAAGCTCATCACCAGCTAA